The window CGAATAACCAATCGCAAACATTACTCCAACCCAAAAAGCAACTGTAATTTGTCCTCTAATGTATGATGCTACAGCTCCATTAATATCACTAAGTAAACTTGAAAAACTAGGCTGTAGTCTTTGTGGAGCAAATTTGGTCACATAGGGATTTAAACGATGACCATCTTTTAACATAAAGAATAAAACAAAAGGCGCTGTTAATAACGTCATAAAAATCATTGTAATAACATTAACAGCCGACGACAAATTACTCAAAGCTAAGTTAAAACTGTCTTGCCCAGTTTTAAACATCTTTGTCTGAGCGTCAGAAACGGCCTGATTGATTCCACCACGAACTCCATTTAAACGGGGATCTCGGATCATCTTTTCAAAGCCCTTTTGCGCATCTTGCCAATAAGCTGGCCAGTTCTTAATTAAAGAATCAGTTTGATGCTGAATAATTGGGATCAAAGTATTAATGATCCAAATTAATCCTCCCAAAACAATTACAAATAGCAAAATAATTGTAATTATGCGTGGTACTTTTAATTTCTTTTCCATCCAGTCAACTACCGGATCCATTAAGTAATATTGAATTGATGCCACCAAAATTGGTGGCAAAATTGCATTAAAGAATGTCCAAAAAGGATTTAACACAAAAGAAATTTGGTTAAACACCCAAATAATTAAGAAGAACAATAAAATATTAAGTAATACTATGCTAAAGCGATTATTTAAAAACCATTTAACAAAGAAATTATTCTTCTGATGATGTTTTTCTACATCCATAGCTTCCCCTCTTATCTATGTTCGTAGGTGATCCAGTCCCCCACTTTAAATTTAGGCATTTCTTCTTTAGGATCTTTTTCTAAATAAATTGCATTAGTCATTGGCTTTTTCGGAACTTCATTAGTAAATACTAAAGTTGCATGTCCAATAGCTTGCATATTCATTTGAACCATTGGGCCAACATATAAAGCTAAATAAGTAGTTCCGTCAATCGTAATTGAATCGTCTTTTTTAAAAATAAATTTTTCTACTGGAGTTGCTTCATCAAATTTTTGTAAAACAGCAACATCTCGCAACTTATCAGTTGCTTTGTTATCAAATAAAATTACGATATTATCATTTGGATCTAACGCTTCTGATCCAATAGCAGTAATTGTAGAATTCCACTTCATTTTTATCAACCTCTTTACTAAATTTTACCATATCACTTTGCCTAGCTGATAACACTTAATAACAATTGCCTATTCTTGTCAAAAGGTAGAGAATAAATATGTTACGGAAAGCTTTTATCAGGAGGTAAAACTATGAAAGTTTGGTTTGGTGGCTATACTAGCCATGACTCAAAAGGAATTTATACTGCTAATGTAGAAAATAATGAAGATGATATTAAACTAGTTGATGTTAAAAATATTGTTGAAATTGATCGTCCAACTTATTTTCAACTAGTTGGTGATTTACTATTTACCATCATTCAAAATGGTGACCAAAGCGGAATCGCTACTTATCGCATCAAGGATGGAAAAGCAAAACAGTTAGATACCTATTTCCATGAAGGAGCAGCGCCTTGTTATATTAGTGTCGACTCACAAAAGCACCTAGTCTTTACTGCCAACTATCACTTAGCAACTATTAACGTTTTTTCTTATGATGAAAATGGAAAATTAACTTTTATTACTAACGATACTCATGAAGGTCACGGACCAAGAGCAGAACAAGATCAAGCCCACCCACATTTCTTCGATGAAACTCCAGCCGGTAATCTAGTTTCATGTGATCTAGGAATTGACGCTGTTGATTTTTATAAATTAGATGGAGATAAATTAAAACACTTAGCTCGTTATCAAATGGAAAGCGGCTTTGGTACTCGCCACCTTGTCTTCTCACCTGATGGAAAAACTATGTATATCGTTGGTGAATTATCAAGTCAAGTTAACGTTGCTCGCTTAAATGAAAATACTTGGGAATTTGAAGATATTGCAACCTATAAGACTATTCCTGACGACTTCAGTGATCACAACGGTGCCGCAGCTATTAGAATTTCCAAAGATGGTAAATTTATTTATATTTCTAATCGCGGTCACGATTCAATCGCTGTTTTCAAAGTCCTAAACGATGGAAAACTAGAATTAGTACAAAGAATTTCCGTCTTTGGATCATTCCCACGTGACTTTAACTGGGATAAGGACGAAAAATATCTTGTTGTAGCTAACCAAAATACTAATAATGCTACTTTATACCGTCGTAATTCCGAAACAGGTAACTTAACTCCTATCCAAAAAGATATTCCTGTACCAGAAGCTACACGTGTCTTATTCGAAGAAGATTAGTCTGATAATAGTTATCACAGATTATTAAACTCCCATTTTGCCATGATTTTCATGGCTTTTATTTTATCTTACTTAGAAAGCAAATATTTACATGCAAAATAATGCTACTGATAAACTATCACCATTAAAAAAGTTAACCGCTGAGCAAGAAGCATTGGTTAATCAAATTATTAACTTTACCAATCAGCACCTTAACAACAATTTTCCTGCCACTTTTACTATTTATGGTGACGCTGGAACTGGAAAAAGCGTAGTCCTTTCTGCACTTTTTGATCAAATACAAAAATTACGTCAAACTAAAAATAGCAATTTTTATCAAACTAATAATTATTTCTTAGTTAACCATCCAGAAATCCTTAAAGTCTATAAGCAAATTGCCGGTCCGCTTCCAGAATTATTAAAGAAGAATTTTCAAAGACCAACTAGCTTTATTAATCAGTTAGACAAAAAGCAAAAAGAAGCTGATATTGTCATTATTGATGAAGCACACTTACTTCTCTCAAAACCTGACCACTACAATAATTTCTATCATGATAATCAATTAGTTGAGATTATTAAACGAAGTAAGGTAGTTATTCTAGTTTTCGATCCCTATCAAGTATTAAAAATGAAAACTCTTTGGACTAAAGAGCGACTAGAAAGAATTACGCATCTTTATCCACATAAAGAATATTACTTAAAGCATCAATTTCGAATGAATGCATCTTCAGATCTGATTGATTGGTTCAATTCTTTTACTGAAAATAAAATTATCAAGCCAATCCCAGATAATGCAACAAAGAATTATGACTTTCGGATTTTCAATGATGCGGAAGAAATGCGGAAAGAAATTGTTAAACGTAACAATGAAGTAGGCTTAAGTAGAATTCTTTCTACGTCTGGTTATCCTTCAACATTAGATGGTGGCAAGCACTATATTCAAGAAGGTAAATTTAAAATGCCATGGGATCAGTATAATTACACCTCAACACCTTGGGCAGAAATACCTGAAACGATTAATGAAGTAGGGTCAATATATACTTGCCAAGGTTTTGATCTAAACTATACAGGCATCATTATTGGACCGCCAATTAGTCAGATTCCTGGTCAAAATAAAATTCAAGTCAATTTAGACAAAATCACCGATATTGAAATGTTTAAAAAAAGAAAAGATTTAACTGATCCAATTGAAATTAAAAAACTAGAAGAAAGAATGGTACTTAATTCTTTAAATGTACTCTTTAAAAGAGGAATTATGGGAACTTATCTTTATGCACATGATCCTTTACTTAGAAAAACGCTAGTTTCGCTGTTTAAAAAATAGCAAAATAATAATAAAAATAGGCGCTGGTTTTTTACCCATCGCCTATTTTTTTAATTCTCATTTAAATAAATTGTTACAATCTTAAATCAGGTTTGCTTCTTCAAGCAATTCTTCAATCCATGTTCCCTTAATCTTCTTCATCCCTGCTTTAACGGCAAGCTTTTCAGGAAGTGGCATTTCTTGATCTGCCAGCTTCTTCTTATCAGCCATGTAGTACATTGCACGAAGTAATTCACGAATGTCATAAACAGAATCCCAAACTTCTGGTACTCCGCGATCTACATTAAGCAAGGTGTAAACTGACTCCATCGCAGTTCTAACTGAATATTCAGTAGTAAAGACAGTATCTCTAGTAGGACTTTCAGCAAAGTTACCAATAAAGGCTAAATTCTTTGAACCTTCTGGTACAACAGCTGGACGGTCGCCATCATGACGCGGCATGAAGTAACTAGTTATATAAGGCATATATACTGGAACAGTATTCATATTTTCTTCTGAAGAAAGTTCTTTAATTTCACTTTCTGGAACACCTAAATGATACAGCATTTCTTCAGCGATTTCTTGTCCGGTACAGTCAACAACCTTCTTTTTAATGTAATTTCCTTCAGTATCTGAATATAAAGCATAGATCCAAACGACGATTTCATTTGGTTTTTGCGTTGGGAAGTGTGGTTGACGGTGAATGGTAAAACTTAAGCCCCAGTTAGAATCAGTTACTGTGATAATACCACCAGTATTTACTTTGCCATCATATAAACTGCGTTTAGTCAATCTTTCAAAGTAAGGTGCTACTTTCTTATTTTTCAAGGTTGTAGTTGCAGAAACAAACCATGATCTCTCTGGCAAGTTTTCACTAAAGACATCAGGATGACCAAATGCTGGGTCTTGCTTAGCTAGATTCTCCCATAATCTCCATGAACCACCTTTAGCATGAGTAATTGGTGCTGGTGTAGTTTGGTTACCATAAGTTGAGCTTTCAGTAATTGAACCGTTAGTCACAAAGACAAGATCATTTTCAGTTAAGTCAATATCTTCTTGCTTACCATCTTTCTTCATGACAATCTTTTTAGCAACTTTTTCGTTTCCTTCATGATCAACTAGAACATTTTCTACTTGAACACCATACTCAAACTTAACGCCATGATCCTTTAAGTACTTAAGTAGTGGTTTTACCATTGAATCATATTGGTCATATTTGTTGAACTTTAAAGCTGTAAAGTCTGGTAAACCATCAATATGGTGAATAAACCGCATGCAGTAGCGTCTCATTTCTGCAAGAGAATGCCATTTTTCAAAAGCGAACATCGTTGACCAATAAGTCCAGAAATTAGACTTAAAGAATTCTGGAGAGAACCATTCTTCAATAGTCTTTCCTTGAATTTCAGATTCCGGTGTCAAAACTAATTTAACTATTTCACTAGCATGTGAACCTAGTTGATATAAACCATCAGTTGGCAATTCATTACCACGTTTATGAATTAACCGGCAATTTGATGAGTTAGGATCTTCTTTGTCGAGCCAATAATACTCATCTAAGTAGGATGCCCCTGGTATTCTCAACGAAGGAACAGAACGGTACATATCCCACATACATTCAAAGTGGTCTTCCATTTCACGACCACCACGAACTACAAAACCAGCATTGGGACGCTTAGTTCCGTCTAAAGAGCCTCCAGCAACATCTAATTCTTCTAAAATATGAATCTTGTCACCAGCCATTTTAGCATCTCTAACTAAGAAGAATGCTGTTGAAAGACCAGCTAATCCACTACCAATAATATAAGCAGATTTTTTGTCTACATCTGCTGGCTTTTTTGTGTCTGCAAAAGCTTCATAATTTCCCTTTGAATAATACATACAAGTGATCCTCTTTTCTATATTAGGATAGTATTAACACTTCTTATATTCAATTCTATGTAAAGCGGTTACAATAGTCAATGTATTTGACTATTATATTTATAATTTATTACTTATTAGGCTTTGCCACAAACATTTCATATCAACTGGTTCTGAAATAGTAATTTCCTGCTTAAGTTCAGAAAAAGGATCATCAAACTTAAGATAAAAACAATTCAAAGCTTGTCGCTTAAAATTATCTTTAATCCCATACAATGGATCACCATACAAGGGATGTCCAAGGTATTGCATGTGAACTCTAATTTGATGGGTTCGGCCAGTTAGTAACTGTAATTCAACTAAGCTCGCACCATTAACTTGCTCTAAAACACGGTATTTTGTAATTGAGCGTTGACCATTAGCTACTATTCCGCGTTTAACGCCAGCATCTAGTTTACCGATTGGCGCATCAATAGTCCCTGTTTCTTGCTCTTTACTAAAATTGCCATGCACAATTGCATGGTACTTCTTAATAAAACAATCCTTTCCCATCTCACTAAATCGAGCATGAGCAACTGCATTTTTTCCAACTAAAACTAATCCTGATGTATCACGATCAAGTCTTGTAATAACATGTGGCTTCAGATCTTTCTGCCCATTTTTTTGAAAATAATATATTAATCTGTTGACTACTGCATCATTATCTTCATAGCGAGATGGGATTGACAAAACGCCAGCTTCTTTATTTACGACTAAATAATCATGCTGTTCAAAAACAATATTAAGTTGATTAGTAGATGGTTTTAGCCATTGATTTTTCTTCTCTTCACCTAAGATAAAGATTACTTCATCCCCTGGATGTAAAAGATAGCTAGTATAACGGCGATGATGATTTACTAAAATCATTCCCCCATTATGCTGGCTATTAGTTAAAGCTCTTTTAGAAAAACCATTTCTTAACAAAAAACGCCCCAATTTTTGAGGTGTTTTATTTTCAAATTTTAATTTAAAATATTGCATGATTATTTATTCTTAGGTTGCCCAATAAAGGCATCTTCTACCCGATTCCAAAAGTGAGTATGTTGATATTTATCAAATCGAATAACATGTTGAGAAATCCGATACTCAATTTTCTTAATGTGCTTATGATTGAATTCATATCCATCATAGGTTACTACGTAGTGATCATCACTTTCTGGTTTAATAGTTATCCATTCATCTGGAGCAATAACTATTGGGGACGATAAGGTTCTGAATACACGGTTATTAATCGAGGCTATTTCAGTCATTTGCAGGGCTTTTAAACGGGGATGGATAACTGCGCCGCCTAATGATTTACTGTAAGCAGTAGACCCTGTAGGCGTTGAAACACATAAACCGTCTCCTTTAAAGCTTTCAAAGAATTGGTCTCTAATATAAACATCAGCCTTTAAAGTCTTAGAAACTCGTTTAATTGTTGCTTCATTTAAAGCAAGTAACTTTTTCTTTTCACCTGAGCCAGTAGTAATAATTAATTCTAGCAGCGGATAAGAAGCGGAAGATGGTTGTTTTTTAGTTAAATTATCAACCATCTTTCCAATTTCGAAATTACGCCAATCAGTATAAAAACCCAAGTGTCCCGTGTGTACACCAATAAACCTTATCTGATCAACTAAATTTTGATATTTGTGAAAGCCAGAAATTAAAGTTCCGTCTCCTCCAATTGTGATTACCACATCAGGATTTTCAGGATCAATTTCGATCTTTCTAGAATCAAGCAATTTTTCTAATGCCTTAACTACTGCCAAGGTTTCAACTTTTTCATTATAAACGAGTGCGACTTTCATTATTGTTCTTTTCCTTTAGATTTAGTAAAAATTCTCTGTGCTTCCTGCACTTCATCTTTGATTGATGACATTTCTTCATCTAACTTATAAGCAGCTTCGGCTGTTGATTTAAGTCGCTTAGAAATATCTTCTGGGTACTTCCCTTGATATTTATAATTTAATGTATGTTCTACCGTTGCCCAAAAATTCATTGCTAAGGTCCGAATTTGAATTTCGGCAATTATTTTTTTAGGTCCATCTGGTAAAAAAACAGAATATTCAATTACCATATGATAAGAACGGTATCCAGATGGCTTAGCATTTTGAATATAGTCCCTTTCTTCAATTACCTGCATATCTTGACGCTGGTGAATTAGATCAACTACTCGATAAATATCATCAACAAATTGACACATAATTCGGATGCCAGCTATATCTTGCATATCATTTTCAATGACATCAGGAGCAATAACTCGCCGCGTCATTTTTTCTTTAATTGAATCGACTGTTTTTACGCGTCCGACCACGAATTCAATCGGCGAATGCTCACCCTTGTTTAAAAAACTTTGTCTAAGTGATCGAAATTTAACTTTTAATTCAGATACAGCCTGTTGATAAGGCCATAAAAATAAATCCCAATCTTTCATGTATAAATCCTTTCCGTTTCAAACAAAATTATTCTACCATAGAGAGGGATAACATTAACTAGTGAAAGGATAAAATTATGAGTAAAAATTTAGAAATTGAATCAAAAACACTCCTAGATAAAGATACCTACGAAAAAATGCGTGACGCATTTACTGCTAAATCAGATTTTATTCAAAAAAACTACTACTTTGATACACCTGATTTTGACTTAAAAAACAGTGATGCTAGTTTAAGAATCAGAATTTTGGTTGATCATGCTGAACAAACTATTAAAGTTAAGGAAACCAATCCTAAAGAAAATAAATATAGTGAAAGAGTAGAAATTAATGATCTTCTATCAGTAGCTCAAGCCGAGCAAATGGCTCAAAGTGCCTACGAGGGTACTTTCTTCTTATTTGGTGGTGATGTTGGTAATTATTTACAAAAACATTATTCTAATAAAGCCATTCACTCCTTAAAACTAATTTCTTGGAGCCAAACACGTAGAATATTAGCTGCGGGACCAGAGAATTGTGAATTAACTCTTGATTTAACAGAATTTCCAGATGGTTATTATGACTTTGAATTAGAAATTGAAAACGATGATCCAGCAACTATAAAAAAGGTACTTGCTGAATTAGAAAAACAGTTTAATTTCAAAGCTGACAAGGAAAATACTAACCAAAGCAAAGTAAAACGTGCCTGGGAACATAAAAAATAAAACAAATTTTTTTCCATTTCGTTCATTTTCTGATACAGTATTCATGAACTTGGACGGAGGAAATAACAAAATGTTTGAAATATTTTTCTTTGTTAATCCGATTGGGATTAACTGTTATCAAAATGAACAGGAAATAATTGCTGCAGTCAGTGGTTATCAACAAAATATTTCTTACCACTTTATTCCCATGACTACTATGAACACAATTCGTAGCGATATCAGAGCAAGACATCTTTCATCAAGTAATATCGAAATTTTCAACACTTTTAGTCAAAGCGCTTATAACGCAACCAAAGATTATCACACTCTAAAATTAATAGCTGGCAACAAAAAAGCTAGACAATATATCATCAAATTGCAACATGCTATTAATGATATGGGCAAAGTTTATTCTACAGAGCTTGTTAATGAAATTTTGAGTTCTCTAGATGTTTCAATTAAGAACTTCAAGAAGAACCGAGAATCAAATTATATTAAGCTTTCAATGGATAAAGATTTAAAACTTGCCGATGACCTGAATGTTGTAACTACTCCAACTACGATTATTTTTAATTATGATAATGATCGTGGTGATTCAGGGATGATGATTGAAGGTTGTGCGAATCGCGAA of the Lactobacillus gasseri ATCC 33323 = JCM 1131 genome contains:
- a CDS encoding AI-2E family transporter, with the translated sequence MDVEKHHQKNNFFVKWFLNNRFSIVLLNILLFFLIIWVFNQISFVLNPFWTFFNAILPPILVASIQYYLMDPVVDWMEKKLKVPRIITIILLFVIVLGGLIWIINTLIPIIQHQTDSLIKNWPAYWQDAQKGFEKMIRDPRLNGVRGGINQAVSDAQTKMFKTGQDSFNLALSNLSSAVNVITMIFMTLLTAPFVLFFMLKDGHRLNPYVTKFAPQRLQPSFSSLLSDINGAVASYIRGQITVAFWVGVMFAIGYSVIGLNYGITLAVLAGVLNMIPYFGTFIAFIPAIILGLISSPMMLVKVLIVFAIEQTLEGRVISPLVMGNKMNMNPVTTILLLIGASAVAGLWGVIFAIPVYAVIKIIVTRLFNYYRKISTLYDEISGSDDANLKSKE
- a CDS encoding PTS glucitol/sorbitol transporter subunit IIA, whose protein sequence is MKWNSTITAIGSEALDPNDNIVILFDNKATDKLRDVAVLQKFDEATPVEKFIFKKDDSITIDGTTYLALYVGPMVQMNMQAIGHATLVFTNEVPKKPMTNAIYLEKDPKEEMPKFKVGDWITYEHR
- a CDS encoding lactonase family protein; the protein is MKVWFGGYTSHDSKGIYTANVENNEDDIKLVDVKNIVEIDRPTYFQLVGDLLFTIIQNGDQSGIATYRIKDGKAKQLDTYFHEGAAPCYISVDSQKHLVFTANYHLATINVFSYDENGKLTFITNDTHEGHGPRAEQDQAHPHFFDETPAGNLVSCDLGIDAVDFYKLDGDKLKHLARYQMESGFGTRHLVFSPDGKTMYIVGELSSQVNVARLNENTWEFEDIATYKTIPDDFSDHNGAAAIRISKDGKFIYISNRGHDSIAVFKVLNDGKLELVQRISVFGSFPRDFNWDKDEKYLVVANQNTNNATLYRRNSETGNLTPIQKDIPVPEATRVLFEED
- a CDS encoding DUF2075 domain-containing protein, producing the protein MQNNATDKLSPLKKLTAEQEALVNQIINFTNQHLNNNFPATFTIYGDAGTGKSVVLSALFDQIQKLRQTKNSNFYQTNNYFLVNHPEILKVYKQIAGPLPELLKKNFQRPTSFINQLDKKQKEADIVIIDEAHLLLSKPDHYNNFYHDNQLVEIIKRSKVVILVFDPYQVLKMKTLWTKERLERITHLYPHKEYYLKHQFRMNASSDLIDWFNSFTENKIIKPIPDNATKNYDFRIFNDAEEMRKEIVKRNNEVGLSRILSTSGYPSTLDGGKHYIQEGKFKMPWDQYNYTSTPWAEIPETINEVGSIYTCQGFDLNYTGIIIGPPISQIPGQNKIQVNLDKITDIEMFKKRKDLTDPIEIKKLEERMVLNSLNVLFKRGIMGTYLYAHDPLLRKTLVSLFKK
- a CDS encoding oleate hydratase, with the translated sequence MYYSKGNYEAFADTKKPADVDKKSAYIIGSGLAGLSTAFFLVRDAKMAGDKIHILEELDVAGGSLDGTKRPNAGFVVRGGREMEDHFECMWDMYRSVPSLRIPGASYLDEYYWLDKEDPNSSNCRLIHKRGNELPTDGLYQLGSHASEIVKLVLTPESEIQGKTIEEWFSPEFFKSNFWTYWSTMFAFEKWHSLAEMRRYCMRFIHHIDGLPDFTALKFNKYDQYDSMVKPLLKYLKDHGVKFEYGVQVENVLVDHEGNEKVAKKIVMKKDGKQEDIDLTENDLVFVTNGSITESSTYGNQTTPAPITHAKGGSWRLWENLAKQDPAFGHPDVFSENLPERSWFVSATTTLKNKKVAPYFERLTKRSLYDGKVNTGGIITVTDSNWGLSFTIHRQPHFPTQKPNEIVVWIYALYSDTEGNYIKKKVVDCTGQEIAEEMLYHLGVPESEIKELSSEENMNTVPVYMPYITSYFMPRHDGDRPAVVPEGSKNLAFIGNFAESPTRDTVFTTEYSVRTAMESVYTLLNVDRGVPEVWDSVYDIRELLRAMYYMADKKKLADQEMPLPEKLAVKAGMKKIKGTWIEELLEEANLI
- a CDS encoding RluA family pseudouridine synthase: MQYFKLKFENKTPQKLGRFLLRNGFSKRALTNSQHNGGMILVNHHRRYTSYLLHPGDEVIFILGEEKKNQWLKPSTNQLNIVFEQHDYLVVNKEAGVLSIPSRYEDNDAVVNRLIYYFQKNGQKDLKPHVITRLDRDTSGLVLVGKNAVAHARFSEMGKDCFIKKYHAIVHGNFSKEQETGTIDAPIGKLDAGVKRGIVANGQRSITKYRVLEQVNGASLVELQLLTGRTHQIRVHMQYLGHPLYGDPLYGIKDNFKRQALNCFYLKFDDPFSELKQEITISEPVDMKCLWQSLISNKL
- a CDS encoding NAD kinase, coding for MKVALVYNEKVETLAVVKALEKLLDSRKIEIDPENPDVVITIGGDGTLISGFHKYQNLVDQIRFIGVHTGHLGFYTDWRNFEIGKMVDNLTKKQPSSASYPLLELIITTGSGEKKKLLALNEATIKRVSKTLKADVYIRDQFFESFKGDGLCVSTPTGSTAYSKSLGGAVIHPRLKALQMTEIASINNRVFRTLSSPIVIAPDEWITIKPESDDHYVVTYDGYEFNHKHIKKIEYRISQHVIRFDKYQHTHFWNRVEDAFIGQPKNK
- a CDS encoding GTP pyrophosphokinase, translated to MKDWDLFLWPYQQAVSELKVKFRSLRQSFLNKGEHSPIEFVVGRVKTVDSIKEKMTRRVIAPDVIENDMQDIAGIRIMCQFVDDIYRVVDLIHQRQDMQVIEERDYIQNAKPSGYRSYHMVIEYSVFLPDGPKKIIAEIQIRTLAMNFWATVEHTLNYKYQGKYPEDISKRLKSTAEAAYKLDEEMSSIKDEVQEAQRIFTKSKGKEQ
- a CDS encoding CYTH domain-containing protein, producing MSKNLEIESKTLLDKDTYEKMRDAFTAKSDFIQKNYYFDTPDFDLKNSDASLRIRILVDHAEQTIKVKETNPKENKYSERVEINDLLSVAQAEQMAQSAYEGTFFLFGGDVGNYLQKHYSNKAIHSLKLISWSQTRRILAAGPENCELTLDLTEFPDGYYDFELEIENDDPATIKKVLAELEKQFNFKADKENTNQSKVKRAWEHKK
- a CDS encoding DsbA family protein, giving the protein MFEIFFFVNPIGINCYQNEQEIIAAVSGYQQNISYHFIPMTTMNTIRSDIRARHLSSSNIEIFNTFSQSAYNATKDYHTLKLIAGNKKARQYIIKLQHAINDMGKVYSTELVNEILSSLDVSIKNFKKNRESNYIKLSMDKDLKLADDLNVVTTPTTIIFNYDNDRGDSGMMIEGCANREEIESAITGDRQTSSDNSLRLL